One Astyanax mexicanus isolate ESR-SI-001 chromosome 3, AstMex3_surface, whole genome shotgun sequence genomic region harbors:
- the LOC103030981 gene encoding adhesion G protein-coupled receptor E5 isoform X5, translating into MRRVCLLFLGLLFLLIGEITHATDCSLGQKRVERKGPCVDIDECTETPGLCGKNAVCNNTAGSYFCTCEDGFISKPKEMETFTAIDKVKCKDLNECLNETGLCGDNAECTNTESSYFCTCKVGFAPSNGEETFKADQGVTCKDVCEINKSLCGEGQCKKVNNSHECLCNLGFTNYGFKTMKCSKPNYEILMDTSTEQISTELEQIMEKLKSIYLNASQSFNRAKMQTDPSILLEKLLNAIDELLSAGPLNNNRKVTYLLEITEIVLKVLGPQLPNTSRSSVHTQIQMLVRRDDTPTEGRLILATDGVQFDSHWETAAGASYLGFAAAALLRYNSLKSSVNAYFDDVEKHGKEKFKINSDVVTAVVTNSDTAVLEKPIKLTFSHLEQPLDGNQTCVFWNSTLNGGAWSTNGCTVVMSNASQTVCSCTHLSSFAVLMALYEKEDVFELKLITWIGLSLSLICLFISILTFRFIRSIQSTRTTIHLHLCISLFIANLVFLAGITQTENRVGCAFVAGLLHFFFLAAFCWMCLEGVQLFRMVVLVFNTTLRSLYLMAGGYGIPALIVAISAIANAKGYGTERHCWLDLQNGFIWSFFGPVCLIIVVNIFFFLITVWKLAQKFSTLNQDLSKLHKIKSFTITAIAQLCVLGTMWIFGCFQFEEQSLAVDYIFTILNSLQGVLVFVMHCLFSKQVRDEYARILTSVCAPQKRKYSEFSTNQTSKSQGSGSVHNTGESHI; encoded by the exons GTCTCCTCTTCCTTCTAATCGGAGAAATTACACATGCAACGGATTGTTCTCTTGGACAAAAACGTGTCGAACGAAAAGGGCCATGCGTAG ATATTGATGAGTGTACAGAGACCCCAGGTCTCTGTGGAAAGAATGCTGTGTGTAACAATACAGCAGGCTCATATTTCTGCACATGTGAAGATGGGTTTATTTCCAAGCCAAAAGAAATGGAGACATTTACAGCGATTGATAAGGTTAAATGTAAAG ATTTAAATGAGTGTCTGAATGAGACGGGTCTCTGTGGAGACAATGCTGAGTGTACGAATACAGAAAGCTCATATTTCTGCACATGCAAAGTAGGATTTGCTCCGAGCAATGGAGAGGAGACATTTAAAGCAGACCAGGGGGTTACATGTAAAG ATGTGTGTGAGATTAACAAGTCTCTTTGTGGGGAAGGACAGTGCAAGAAAGTTAACAACAGCCATGAGTGTTTATGCAACCTGGGATTCACCAACTACGGCTTCAAAACAATGAAATGCTCAA AGCCGAACTATGAGATTCTGATGGACACCAGCACAGAGCAG ATCTCTACAGAGCTGGAGCAGATCATGGAGAAGTTGAAGAGCATCTATTTAAATGCCAGCCAATCATTTAACAGGGCTAAAATGCAAACAGACCCAAGTATACTGTTAGAG aAGCTGCTGAATGCTATAGATGAGCTTTTGTCTGCTGGGCCCCTGAACAATAACAGGAAAGTGACATACCTGTTGGAAATCACTGAGATAGTTCTGAAAGTGCTGGGACCTCAGCTGCCTAACACCAGCAGATCAAGTGTTCATACAC AGATTCAGATGTTGGTAAGGAGAGATGATACCCCCACTGAAGGACGGCTCATTCTGGCCACTGATGGCGTGCAGTTCGATTCTCACTGGGAAACTGCAGCTGGAGCTTCATACCTGG GAtttgctgctgcagctctgctcAGGTACAATAGTTTGAAAAGCTCAGTCAATGCCTACTTCGACGATGTAGAGAAACACGGAAAAGAAAAGTTCAAGATCAACTCTGATGTAGTCACTGCAGTGGTCACTAATAGTGACACGGCAGTACTGGAGAAACCGATCAAACTCACCTTCTCTCACCTGGAG CAGCCATTAGACGGAAACCAAACCTGTGTGTTCTGGAACTCCACTCTGAATGGTGGTGCGTGGTCCACCAACGGCTGCACTGTGGTCATGTCTAATGCCAGTCAGACGGTCTGCTCCTGCACCCACCTGAGCAGTTTCGCAGTTCTAATGGCCCTCTACGAGAAGGAG GATGTATTTGAACTGAAGCTGATCACATGGATTGGCCTCTCTCTGTCCCTGATCTGCCTCTTCATCTCCATTCTCACCTTTCGCTTCATTCGCTCAATTCAGAGCACTCGCACCACCATCCACCTGCACCTCTGCATTAGCCTCTTCATCGCCAACCTGGTCTTCCTGGCTGGAATCACCCAAACCGAGAACAGG GTGGGCTGTGCATTTGTTGCAGGCCTGCTTCACTTCTTCTTCCTGGCTGCTTTCTGCTGGATGTGTCTGGAAGGTGTGCAGCTGTTCCGCATGGTGGTGTTGGTCTTTAACACCACGCTGAGATCTCTGTACCTGATGGCGGGAGGTTACGGAATTCCTGCTCTCATTGTCGCCATATCAGCCATCGCTAATGCCAAAGGATATGGAACCGAGCGCCA CTGCTGGCTTGACCTGCAGAATGGGTTCATCTGGAGTTTCTTTGGCCCTGTTTGTCTCATAATTGTT GTGAATATATTCTTCTTTTTGATCACTGTGTGGAAGCTGGCCCAGAAGTTTTCCACTCTCAACCAAGACCTGAGCAAGCTGCACAAGATAAA GTCATTTACAATCACGGCCATCGCTCAGCTCTGTGTGCTCGGCACCATGTGGATCTTCGGCTGTTTCCAGTTTGAGGAGCAATCGCTGGCCGTTGACTACATCTTCACCATCCTCAACAGCCTGcagggagtgctggtgttcgtcATGCACTGCCTGTTCTCCAAACAA GTGAGAGATGAATATGCCAGGATCCTGACCAGCGTTTGCGCACCACAGAAGAGGAAGTACTCAGAGTTCAGCACAAACCAAACCAGCAAATCCCAG GGGTCCGGGAGTGTTCACAACACAGGAGAGTCCCACATATGA